The following coding sequences are from one Gossypium hirsutum isolate 1008001.06 chromosome A12, Gossypium_hirsutum_v2.1, whole genome shotgun sequence window:
- the LOC107928272 gene encoding uncharacterized protein isoform X3 — MRTKRKRACKKSPARKSAAVARNGKATNQSEKAVNQNKEAFLTSINKINKEDSVSADSNDLEVIDKCDSDPDDAKRNSSSSSTSSDSDESFSAEDSSSGDSQSIDRRSRKSTKGHGNGKQKASKLPKKGRKDDVKSSKLLRSSGKRQDEFKMPQQDPRYNKKELEAALEVIKKIMKMDEAQPFNVPVDPVASGKPDYYAVIDTPMDFGMICSNLESSIKYLNSEDVFNDVQYIWENCCKCNKKGEYIVYLMKRVKKKFMKYWTAAGLSIKQSRQINVGTSYKPSTTDYATRHSGLEPFYQVSSAVGGASQMQQDQLGFSQPYGYMPPFSYSQPHQLPQTTPSTSWPQFSHLPPVSYHQHCQSQHPQPSTNQSQFSQLQACTGCNNAGYSHLQPHKEIAPKHKKHEPLSKHKKNAAMAPAASICGGAPSDSHAQQPQLSNKQPYFLRQRQSISPLQPSQVHGAADGDIAPKHKKHASMSKHRKNSSMNPVASIHGGPPGHSQTQLQAVVNGDYTRSSGYVPLYPVDSMAVLGQSHPQQSPLSRSESSEPQQLHPKASHCQPQSSQLQDNLDIEYSHMSLTDSALRGIRCALEYSARPTTNKSNKANQDQVASVNLQPDQTPQSPEHPQRITKKKRGRGPTRCRFLNDLADGERIFVHFNKFGQPVGPESSKLSSFLGTIARNGHKAPLNFVHWRAMPDSYKEEMWEYVQTKFALDPSGKSWVMQSIATKWRNWKADLKATYYDSLKTDEERLKVLDPRVVPDQWPSLISYWSSDDTKKHCATNRANRLKQRSGHSSGTKSYARILEEERNKRPDGKEPTRAELYILTHTRKNGQPVDETAAELISKIREQEAKKETTSQCSDESNDTLCRVMGEENHNRVRPYRMRSTCTDLFGPISSRDDLVRMASEAKKSADEEVRKMVVKMEAMEEKYARMENHIARMTSSMEKFLKKVGGSSNTLGLEQAAEPEEDDA; from the exons ATGAGGACCAAGCGAAAACGAGCATGCAAGAAATCCCCAGCCAGAAAATCAGCTGCAGTGGCCAGAAATGGAAAAGCAACGAACCAAAGTGAAAAGGCAGTGAACCAAAACAAGGAAGCATTTTTAACttctattaacaaaattaacaaagaaGACTCTGTGTCTGCAGACTCTAACGATTTGGAAGTAATTGATAAGTGTGATTCTGACCCTGATGATGCCAAGAGAAATTCATCATCATCGTCCACTTCTAGTGACAGCGATGAGTCATTTAGTGCTGAAGATAGTAGCTCTGGTGACTCTCAATCAATTGATAGGAGATCTAGGAAATCAACTAAAGGACATGGTAATGGAAAGCAGAAAGCAAGTAAATTGCCAAagaaagggaggaaagatgatgtTAAGTCATCTAAGTTATTGCGGTCTTCTGGTAAAAGGCAAGACGAATTTAAGATGCCTCAGCAGGATCCTCGCTACAATAAGAAAGAACTGGAAGCTGCATTGGAG GTGATAAAGAAAATTATGAAGATGGATGAGGCTCAACCATTCAATGTTCCTGTAGATCCTGTTGCTTCAGGGAAACCT GATTACTATGCTGTAATAGATACTCCAATGGATTTTGGTATGATATGTAGTAATTTAGAAAGTAGCATAAAGTACTTGAACTCAGAAGACGTGTTTAATGATGTACAATACATTTGGGAGAACTGCTGCAAGTGCAACAAGAAAGGAGAGTATATAGTATATCTAATGAAACGAGTGAAGAAAAAGTTCATGAAGTATTGGACAGCTGCTGGCTTGAGCATCAAACAATCAAGACAGATTAATG tGGGAACTTCGTACAAACCATCTACCACAGACTATGCTACAAGGCATAGTGGGCTTGAGCCCTTCTATCAGGTAAGCAGTGCAGTAGGAGGTGCCAGTCAGATGCAGCAGGATCAATTGGGTTTTAGTCAGCCATATGGATACATGCCTCCATTCAGCTATAGCCAACCTCATCAATTACCACAAACTACACCAAGCACTTCATGGCCACAGTTCTCCCATTTGCCCCCAGTGAGTTATCATCAACATTGTCAGTCACAGCATCCACAGCCTAGCACCAACCAGTCCCAATTCTCCCAATTACAAGCTTGCACAGGCTGTAACAATGCAG GATATTCGCATTTGCAACCACATAAAGAAATTGCCCCAAAACACAAAAAGCATGAACCTTTATCAAAACACAAAAAGAATGCAGCTATGGCTCCTGCTGCTTCAATATGTGGTGGTGCACCCAGTGATTCTCATGCACAACAGCCGCAGTTAAGCAACAAGCAACCGTATTTTCTGCGGCAGCGGCAGAGCATCAGCCCACTACAACCCTCTCAAGTGCATGGTGCTGCAGATGGTG ACATAGCCCCAAAACACAAAAAACATGCATCTATGTCGAAACACAGAAAGAACTCGTCTATGAATCCTGTTGCCTCCATTCATGGTGGGCCACCTGGCCATTCCCAGACACAATTGCAAGCTGTTGTAAATGGTG ATTATACAAGATCCAGTGGTTATGTTCCCTTATATCCTGTGGATTCCATGGCTGTACTTGGCCAATCACATCCCCAACAGTCCCCGTTGAGCCGTAGTGAATCTAGTGAACCTCAGCAACTGCATCCAAAGGCAAGCCATTGCCAGCCTCAGTCATCCCAGCTGCAAGATAATTTAGATATTG AATATTCACACATGTCACTTACAGATTCTGCCTTGAGGGGTATTAGATGTGCACTTGAGTATTCTGCCCGCCCCACAACCAACAAATCTAACAAAGCAAATCAGGACCAAGTGGCCTCTGTCAATCTCCAGCCTGATCAGACTCCACAGAGCCCGGAGCATCCACAGCGCATAACAAAGAAGAAGAGAGGAAGAGGTCCCACTCGCTGCCGCTTCTTGAATGACTTGGCAGATGGTGAGCGGATTTTTGTTCATTTCAACAAGTTTGGACAGCCTGTTGGTCCTGAGTCATCCAAGCTAAGCAGCTTCCTGGGCACTATAGCACGGAATGGACACAAGGCACCCCTTAATTTTGTTCACTGGAGAGCAATGCCAGATTCTTACAAAGAGGAAATGTGGGAATATGTTCAG ACAAAGTTTGCCCTTGATCCAAGTGGCAAGTCCTGGGTCATGCAGTCTATTGCTACAAAATGGAGGAATTGGAAGGCAGATCTAAAGGCAACATATTATGATTCTCTTAAAACAGATGAAGAGCGCTTGAAGGTACTTGACCCAAGGGTTGTTCCTGACCAATGGCCAAGTCTTATCTCATATTGGAGCTCTGATGACACAAAG AAACATTGTGCTACGAATAGGGCTAACCGTTTAAAACAGAGGAGTGGACATTCTTCAGGGACTAAGAGTTATGCAAGGATACTTGAGGAGGAG CGAAACAAAAGGCCTGATGGGAAGGAGCCAACTAGAGCTGAGCTTTATATCTTAACACATACACGCAAGAATGGACAGCCTGTTGATGAGACTGCAGCAGAATTAATT TCAAAGATCCGTGAACAGGAAGCTAAGAAAGAGACTACCTCACAATGTAGTGATGAGTCAAATGACACTTTGTGTCGAGTTATGGGAGAAGAAAACCATAACCGTGTGCGACCTTATAGAATGCGTTCCACTTGTACTGATCTTTTTGGTCCGATATCTAGCCGTGATGACCTGGTGAGAATGGCTTCTGAGGCCAAAAAGTCGGCAGATGAAGAGGTGCGCAAGATGGTAGTGAAAATGGAGGCTATGGAGGAAAAATATGCACGTATGGAAAACCATATAGCTAGGATGACTTCAAGCATGGAGAAGTTTCTCAAGAAGGTTGGTGGATCTTCAAATACTTTGGGTCTCGAACAG GCTGCAGAACCAGAAGAGGATGATGCTTAA
- the LOC107928272 gene encoding uncharacterized protein isoform X1: MRTKRKRACKKSPARKSAAVARNGKATNQSEKAVNQNKEAFLTSINKINKEDSVSADSNDLEVIDKCDSDPDDAKRNSSSSSTSSDSDESFSAEDSSSGDSQSIDRRSRKSTKGHGNGKQKASKLPKKGRKDDVKSSKLLRSSGKRQDEFKMPQQDPRYNKKELEAALEVIKKIMKMDEAQPFNVPVDPVASGKPDYYAVIDTPMDFGMICSNLESSIKYLNSEDVFNDVQYIWENCCKCNKKGEYIVYLMKRVKKKFMKYWTAAGLSIKQSRQINVGTSYKPSTTDYATRHSGLEPFYQVSSAVGGASQMQQDQLGFSQPYGYMPPFSYSQPHQLPQTTPSTSWPQFSHLPPVSYHQHCQSQHPQPSTNQSQFSQLQACTGCNNAGYSHLQPHKEIAPKHKKHEPLSKHKKNAAMAPAASICGGAPSDSHAQQPQLSNKQPYFLRQRQSISPLQPSQVHGAADGDIAPKHKKHASMSKHRKNSSMNPVASIHGGPPGHSQTQLQAVVNGVKLHLPPQADYTRSSGYVPLYPVDSMAVLGQSHPQQSPLSRSESSEPQQLHPKASHCQPQSSQLQDNLDIEYSHMSLTDSALRGIRCALEYSARPTTNKSNKANQDQVASVNLQPDQTPQSPEHPQRITKKKRGRGPTRCRFLNDLADGERIFVHFNKFGQPVGPESSKLSSFLGTIARNGHKAPLNFVHWRAMPDSYKEEMWEYVQTKFALDPSGKSWVMQSIATKWRNWKADLKATYYDSLKTDEERLKVLDPRVVPDQWPSLISYWSSDDTKKHCATNRANRLKQRSGHSSGTKSYARILEEERNKRPDGKEPTRAELYILTHTRKNGQPVDETAAELISKIREQEAKKETTSQCSDESNDTLCRVMGEENHNRVRPYRMRSTCTDLFGPISSRDDLVRMASEAKKSADEEVRKMVVKMEAMEEKYARMENHIARMTSSMEKFLKKVGGSSNTLGLEQAAEPEEDDA, translated from the exons ATGAGGACCAAGCGAAAACGAGCATGCAAGAAATCCCCAGCCAGAAAATCAGCTGCAGTGGCCAGAAATGGAAAAGCAACGAACCAAAGTGAAAAGGCAGTGAACCAAAACAAGGAAGCATTTTTAACttctattaacaaaattaacaaagaaGACTCTGTGTCTGCAGACTCTAACGATTTGGAAGTAATTGATAAGTGTGATTCTGACCCTGATGATGCCAAGAGAAATTCATCATCATCGTCCACTTCTAGTGACAGCGATGAGTCATTTAGTGCTGAAGATAGTAGCTCTGGTGACTCTCAATCAATTGATAGGAGATCTAGGAAATCAACTAAAGGACATGGTAATGGAAAGCAGAAAGCAAGTAAATTGCCAAagaaagggaggaaagatgatgtTAAGTCATCTAAGTTATTGCGGTCTTCTGGTAAAAGGCAAGACGAATTTAAGATGCCTCAGCAGGATCCTCGCTACAATAAGAAAGAACTGGAAGCTGCATTGGAG GTGATAAAGAAAATTATGAAGATGGATGAGGCTCAACCATTCAATGTTCCTGTAGATCCTGTTGCTTCAGGGAAACCT GATTACTATGCTGTAATAGATACTCCAATGGATTTTGGTATGATATGTAGTAATTTAGAAAGTAGCATAAAGTACTTGAACTCAGAAGACGTGTTTAATGATGTACAATACATTTGGGAGAACTGCTGCAAGTGCAACAAGAAAGGAGAGTATATAGTATATCTAATGAAACGAGTGAAGAAAAAGTTCATGAAGTATTGGACAGCTGCTGGCTTGAGCATCAAACAATCAAGACAGATTAATG tGGGAACTTCGTACAAACCATCTACCACAGACTATGCTACAAGGCATAGTGGGCTTGAGCCCTTCTATCAGGTAAGCAGTGCAGTAGGAGGTGCCAGTCAGATGCAGCAGGATCAATTGGGTTTTAGTCAGCCATATGGATACATGCCTCCATTCAGCTATAGCCAACCTCATCAATTACCACAAACTACACCAAGCACTTCATGGCCACAGTTCTCCCATTTGCCCCCAGTGAGTTATCATCAACATTGTCAGTCACAGCATCCACAGCCTAGCACCAACCAGTCCCAATTCTCCCAATTACAAGCTTGCACAGGCTGTAACAATGCAG GATATTCGCATTTGCAACCACATAAAGAAATTGCCCCAAAACACAAAAAGCATGAACCTTTATCAAAACACAAAAAGAATGCAGCTATGGCTCCTGCTGCTTCAATATGTGGTGGTGCACCCAGTGATTCTCATGCACAACAGCCGCAGTTAAGCAACAAGCAACCGTATTTTCTGCGGCAGCGGCAGAGCATCAGCCCACTACAACCCTCTCAAGTGCATGGTGCTGCAGATGGTG ACATAGCCCCAAAACACAAAAAACATGCATCTATGTCGAAACACAGAAAGAACTCGTCTATGAATCCTGTTGCCTCCATTCATGGTGGGCCACCTGGCCATTCCCAGACACAATTGCAAGCTGTTGTAAATGGTG TAAAATTGCACTTGCCGCCTCAAGCAGATTATACAAGATCCAGTGGTTATGTTCCCTTATATCCTGTGGATTCCATGGCTGTACTTGGCCAATCACATCCCCAACAGTCCCCGTTGAGCCGTAGTGAATCTAGTGAACCTCAGCAACTGCATCCAAAGGCAAGCCATTGCCAGCCTCAGTCATCCCAGCTGCAAGATAATTTAGATATTG AATATTCACACATGTCACTTACAGATTCTGCCTTGAGGGGTATTAGATGTGCACTTGAGTATTCTGCCCGCCCCACAACCAACAAATCTAACAAAGCAAATCAGGACCAAGTGGCCTCTGTCAATCTCCAGCCTGATCAGACTCCACAGAGCCCGGAGCATCCACAGCGCATAACAAAGAAGAAGAGAGGAAGAGGTCCCACTCGCTGCCGCTTCTTGAATGACTTGGCAGATGGTGAGCGGATTTTTGTTCATTTCAACAAGTTTGGACAGCCTGTTGGTCCTGAGTCATCCAAGCTAAGCAGCTTCCTGGGCACTATAGCACGGAATGGACACAAGGCACCCCTTAATTTTGTTCACTGGAGAGCAATGCCAGATTCTTACAAAGAGGAAATGTGGGAATATGTTCAG ACAAAGTTTGCCCTTGATCCAAGTGGCAAGTCCTGGGTCATGCAGTCTATTGCTACAAAATGGAGGAATTGGAAGGCAGATCTAAAGGCAACATATTATGATTCTCTTAAAACAGATGAAGAGCGCTTGAAGGTACTTGACCCAAGGGTTGTTCCTGACCAATGGCCAAGTCTTATCTCATATTGGAGCTCTGATGACACAAAG AAACATTGTGCTACGAATAGGGCTAACCGTTTAAAACAGAGGAGTGGACATTCTTCAGGGACTAAGAGTTATGCAAGGATACTTGAGGAGGAG CGAAACAAAAGGCCTGATGGGAAGGAGCCAACTAGAGCTGAGCTTTATATCTTAACACATACACGCAAGAATGGACAGCCTGTTGATGAGACTGCAGCAGAATTAATT TCAAAGATCCGTGAACAGGAAGCTAAGAAAGAGACTACCTCACAATGTAGTGATGAGTCAAATGACACTTTGTGTCGAGTTATGGGAGAAGAAAACCATAACCGTGTGCGACCTTATAGAATGCGTTCCACTTGTACTGATCTTTTTGGTCCGATATCTAGCCGTGATGACCTGGTGAGAATGGCTTCTGAGGCCAAAAAGTCGGCAGATGAAGAGGTGCGCAAGATGGTAGTGAAAATGGAGGCTATGGAGGAAAAATATGCACGTATGGAAAACCATATAGCTAGGATGACTTCAAGCATGGAGAAGTTTCTCAAGAAGGTTGGTGGATCTTCAAATACTTTGGGTCTCGAACAG GCTGCAGAACCAGAAGAGGATGATGCTTAA
- the LOC107928272 gene encoding uncharacterized protein isoform X2, with the protein MRTKRKRACKKSPARKSAAVARNGKATNQSEKAVNQNKEAFLTSINKINKEDSVSADSNDLEVIDKCDSDPDDAKRNSSSSSTSSDSDESFSAEDSSSGDSQSIDRRSRKSTKGHGNGKQKASKLPKKGRKDDVKSSKLLRSSGKRQDEFKMPQQDPRYNKKELEAALEVIKKIMKMDEAQPFNVPVDPVASGKPDYYAVIDTPMDFGMICSNLESSIKYLNSEDVFNDVQYIWENCCKCNKKGEYIVYLMKRVKKKFMKYWTAAGLSIKQSRQINVGTSYKPSTTDYATRHSGLEPFYQVSSAVGGASQMQQDQLGFSQPYGYMPPFSYSQPHQLPQTTPSTSWPQFSHLPPVSYHQHCQSQHPQPSTNQSQFSQLQACTGCNNAGYSHLQPHKEIAPKHKKHEPLSKHKKNAAMAPAASICGGAPSDSHAQQPQLSNKQPYFLRQRQSISPLQPSQVHGAADGDIAPKHKKHASMSKHRKNSSMNPVASIHGGPPGHSQTQLQAVVNGVKLHLPPQADYTRSSGYVPLYPVDSMAVLGQSHPQQSPLSRSESSEPQQLHPKASHCQPQSSQLQDNLDIDSALRGIRCALEYSARPTTNKSNKANQDQVASVNLQPDQTPQSPEHPQRITKKKRGRGPTRCRFLNDLADGERIFVHFNKFGQPVGPESSKLSSFLGTIARNGHKAPLNFVHWRAMPDSYKEEMWEYVQTKFALDPSGKSWVMQSIATKWRNWKADLKATYYDSLKTDEERLKVLDPRVVPDQWPSLISYWSSDDTKKHCATNRANRLKQRSGHSSGTKSYARILEEERNKRPDGKEPTRAELYILTHTRKNGQPVDETAAELISKIREQEAKKETTSQCSDESNDTLCRVMGEENHNRVRPYRMRSTCTDLFGPISSRDDLVRMASEAKKSADEEVRKMVVKMEAMEEKYARMENHIARMTSSMEKFLKKVGGSSNTLGLEQAAEPEEDDA; encoded by the exons ATGAGGACCAAGCGAAAACGAGCATGCAAGAAATCCCCAGCCAGAAAATCAGCTGCAGTGGCCAGAAATGGAAAAGCAACGAACCAAAGTGAAAAGGCAGTGAACCAAAACAAGGAAGCATTTTTAACttctattaacaaaattaacaaagaaGACTCTGTGTCTGCAGACTCTAACGATTTGGAAGTAATTGATAAGTGTGATTCTGACCCTGATGATGCCAAGAGAAATTCATCATCATCGTCCACTTCTAGTGACAGCGATGAGTCATTTAGTGCTGAAGATAGTAGCTCTGGTGACTCTCAATCAATTGATAGGAGATCTAGGAAATCAACTAAAGGACATGGTAATGGAAAGCAGAAAGCAAGTAAATTGCCAAagaaagggaggaaagatgatgtTAAGTCATCTAAGTTATTGCGGTCTTCTGGTAAAAGGCAAGACGAATTTAAGATGCCTCAGCAGGATCCTCGCTACAATAAGAAAGAACTGGAAGCTGCATTGGAG GTGATAAAGAAAATTATGAAGATGGATGAGGCTCAACCATTCAATGTTCCTGTAGATCCTGTTGCTTCAGGGAAACCT GATTACTATGCTGTAATAGATACTCCAATGGATTTTGGTATGATATGTAGTAATTTAGAAAGTAGCATAAAGTACTTGAACTCAGAAGACGTGTTTAATGATGTACAATACATTTGGGAGAACTGCTGCAAGTGCAACAAGAAAGGAGAGTATATAGTATATCTAATGAAACGAGTGAAGAAAAAGTTCATGAAGTATTGGACAGCTGCTGGCTTGAGCATCAAACAATCAAGACAGATTAATG tGGGAACTTCGTACAAACCATCTACCACAGACTATGCTACAAGGCATAGTGGGCTTGAGCCCTTCTATCAGGTAAGCAGTGCAGTAGGAGGTGCCAGTCAGATGCAGCAGGATCAATTGGGTTTTAGTCAGCCATATGGATACATGCCTCCATTCAGCTATAGCCAACCTCATCAATTACCACAAACTACACCAAGCACTTCATGGCCACAGTTCTCCCATTTGCCCCCAGTGAGTTATCATCAACATTGTCAGTCACAGCATCCACAGCCTAGCACCAACCAGTCCCAATTCTCCCAATTACAAGCTTGCACAGGCTGTAACAATGCAG GATATTCGCATTTGCAACCACATAAAGAAATTGCCCCAAAACACAAAAAGCATGAACCTTTATCAAAACACAAAAAGAATGCAGCTATGGCTCCTGCTGCTTCAATATGTGGTGGTGCACCCAGTGATTCTCATGCACAACAGCCGCAGTTAAGCAACAAGCAACCGTATTTTCTGCGGCAGCGGCAGAGCATCAGCCCACTACAACCCTCTCAAGTGCATGGTGCTGCAGATGGTG ACATAGCCCCAAAACACAAAAAACATGCATCTATGTCGAAACACAGAAAGAACTCGTCTATGAATCCTGTTGCCTCCATTCATGGTGGGCCACCTGGCCATTCCCAGACACAATTGCAAGCTGTTGTAAATGGTG TAAAATTGCACTTGCCGCCTCAAGCAGATTATACAAGATCCAGTGGTTATGTTCCCTTATATCCTGTGGATTCCATGGCTGTACTTGGCCAATCACATCCCCAACAGTCCCCGTTGAGCCGTAGTGAATCTAGTGAACCTCAGCAACTGCATCCAAAGGCAAGCCATTGCCAGCCTCAGTCATCCCAGCTGCAAGATAATTTAGATATTG ATTCTGCCTTGAGGGGTATTAGATGTGCACTTGAGTATTCTGCCCGCCCCACAACCAACAAATCTAACAAAGCAAATCAGGACCAAGTGGCCTCTGTCAATCTCCAGCCTGATCAGACTCCACAGAGCCCGGAGCATCCACAGCGCATAACAAAGAAGAAGAGAGGAAGAGGTCCCACTCGCTGCCGCTTCTTGAATGACTTGGCAGATGGTGAGCGGATTTTTGTTCATTTCAACAAGTTTGGACAGCCTGTTGGTCCTGAGTCATCCAAGCTAAGCAGCTTCCTGGGCACTATAGCACGGAATGGACACAAGGCACCCCTTAATTTTGTTCACTGGAGAGCAATGCCAGATTCTTACAAAGAGGAAATGTGGGAATATGTTCAG ACAAAGTTTGCCCTTGATCCAAGTGGCAAGTCCTGGGTCATGCAGTCTATTGCTACAAAATGGAGGAATTGGAAGGCAGATCTAAAGGCAACATATTATGATTCTCTTAAAACAGATGAAGAGCGCTTGAAGGTACTTGACCCAAGGGTTGTTCCTGACCAATGGCCAAGTCTTATCTCATATTGGAGCTCTGATGACACAAAG AAACATTGTGCTACGAATAGGGCTAACCGTTTAAAACAGAGGAGTGGACATTCTTCAGGGACTAAGAGTTATGCAAGGATACTTGAGGAGGAG CGAAACAAAAGGCCTGATGGGAAGGAGCCAACTAGAGCTGAGCTTTATATCTTAACACATACACGCAAGAATGGACAGCCTGTTGATGAGACTGCAGCAGAATTAATT TCAAAGATCCGTGAACAGGAAGCTAAGAAAGAGACTACCTCACAATGTAGTGATGAGTCAAATGACACTTTGTGTCGAGTTATGGGAGAAGAAAACCATAACCGTGTGCGACCTTATAGAATGCGTTCCACTTGTACTGATCTTTTTGGTCCGATATCTAGCCGTGATGACCTGGTGAGAATGGCTTCTGAGGCCAAAAAGTCGGCAGATGAAGAGGTGCGCAAGATGGTAGTGAAAATGGAGGCTATGGAGGAAAAATATGCACGTATGGAAAACCATATAGCTAGGATGACTTCAAGCATGGAGAAGTTTCTCAAGAAGGTTGGTGGATCTTCAAATACTTTGGGTCTCGAACAG GCTGCAGAACCAGAAGAGGATGATGCTTAA